A genomic segment from Curtobacterium sp. MCSS17_007 encodes:
- a CDS encoding glycoside hydrolase family 2 protein: MERTTLDGPWTLEAVTGPTGSEPFRSPTEAVVPGCVHTDLLRAGRIPDPFDGDGEAATQWIGDTVWRYRRTFTWDGTRTEERHDLVAEGLDTLATIELNGLLVGSTANQHRSYRFPVGHLLRPGDNELVVTFDAPVPAAVRLSEQHGGELPHVNHHPYNALRKNASNFGWDWGVDVATSGIWRSIGIESWSGVRIAAVRPLVDVDGTTGVLTAHVDVEHAGSPGGFRQHIGSAPVVEGTTGTGLEARITVSGHGTSVTGSRPVSGGRASGSAAVRVELPDVARWWPRGHGEQPLYDVRVEVGDDVWSGRVGFRTVTLDTAADAGGAPFLLRVNDEPVIVRGANWIPDHAYLTEMTPERYAERIDDAIEANVNLLRIWGGGIYESDDLYDRCDELGVLVWQDFLFACAAYAEEPWLADEVEPEVREAVTRLSPHPSLVVWNGNNENLVAYAEWGWRPSLVGRTWGNGYYRSLLPAIVAELDPTRPYTPGSPFSFDEYLHPNDDRNGTVHIWDVWNTKDYTAYADWRPRFVAEFGYQGPPAWSTLTAVVHDEPLDPDGHEMLVHQKAQEGNRKLADGMRGHLPEPRSIEDWHWAAQLNQAHAIRFGMDWFRSRTPDNTGMVVWQLNDDWPVVSWALVDHAGHRKPVWYAVRQAYRPVVATVQPSEDGTGTEVVVVNAGAAPIVDDLVVERRSFDGTVLASTSTSVTVAPADAVRVSLPVQVARSEDPAREVLVVTGTSSGRRVHDLAEVVDQRLARRPFTTEVDPTDGGARVTVTATGYVRDLSLFPDRLVSTARVDDGLVSLLPGEHVVFTVSRAPGIDAEALVGPLVLRHAGDLLP, encoded by the coding sequence ATGGAGCGCACGACACTGGACGGCCCCTGGACCCTCGAGGCGGTGACCGGACCGACGGGGTCCGAGCCGTTCCGGTCCCCCACCGAGGCGGTGGTGCCGGGATGCGTGCACACCGACCTCCTCCGCGCGGGCCGGATCCCGGACCCGTTCGACGGTGACGGCGAGGCGGCGACGCAGTGGATCGGCGACACCGTGTGGCGCTACCGACGGACCTTCACCTGGGACGGCACGCGCACCGAGGAGCGTCACGACCTCGTCGCCGAGGGGCTCGACACCCTCGCCACCATCGAGCTGAACGGCCTGCTGGTCGGGTCGACCGCGAACCAGCACCGCTCGTACCGCTTCCCCGTCGGGCACCTCCTCCGACCGGGCGACAACGAGCTCGTGGTCACCTTCGATGCGCCCGTCCCCGCGGCCGTCCGGCTGTCGGAGCAGCACGGCGGCGAGCTCCCCCACGTCAACCACCACCCGTACAACGCGCTCCGCAAGAACGCGTCGAACTTCGGTTGGGACTGGGGCGTCGACGTCGCGACGAGCGGGATCTGGCGGTCCATCGGGATCGAGTCGTGGAGCGGCGTGCGGATCGCCGCGGTCCGCCCCCTCGTCGACGTCGACGGCACCACCGGCGTGCTCACCGCGCACGTCGACGTCGAGCACGCCGGCAGCCCGGGCGGCTTCCGCCAGCACATCGGCTCGGCCCCGGTGGTCGAGGGCACGACCGGTACCGGCTTGGAGGCGCGGATCACCGTCTCCGGACACGGCACCTCCGTCACCGGGTCGCGTCCCGTCTCCGGTGGTCGCGCCTCCGGGTCCGCTGCGGTCCGCGTGGAGCTGCCGGACGTCGCCCGCTGGTGGCCGCGCGGCCACGGCGAGCAACCGCTGTACGACGTCCGGGTCGAGGTCGGCGACGACGTCTGGTCCGGGCGCGTCGGCTTCCGGACGGTCACGCTCGACACCGCCGCCGACGCCGGCGGTGCACCGTTCCTGCTCCGGGTGAACGACGAGCCCGTGATCGTGCGCGGCGCGAACTGGATCCCGGACCACGCGTACCTGACCGAGATGACGCCGGAGCGGTACGCCGAGCGGATCGACGACGCGATCGAGGCGAACGTCAACCTGCTCCGGATCTGGGGCGGCGGGATCTACGAGTCCGACGACCTCTACGACCGCTGCGACGAGCTCGGTGTGCTCGTGTGGCAGGACTTCCTCTTCGCCTGCGCCGCCTACGCCGAGGAGCCCTGGCTCGCCGACGAGGTCGAGCCGGAGGTCCGCGAGGCCGTCACGCGCCTCAGCCCGCACCCCTCGCTCGTGGTCTGGAACGGCAACAACGAGAACCTCGTCGCCTACGCCGAGTGGGGCTGGCGGCCGTCGCTCGTCGGGCGGACCTGGGGCAACGGGTACTACCGCTCCCTGCTGCCCGCCATCGTCGCCGAGCTCGACCCGACCCGGCCGTACACGCCCGGCTCCCCGTTCTCGTTCGACGAGTACCTGCACCCGAACGACGACCGCAACGGCACCGTGCACATCTGGGACGTGTGGAACACGAAGGACTACACCGCCTACGCCGACTGGCGCCCCCGGTTCGTCGCCGAGTTCGGGTACCAGGGTCCACCGGCCTGGTCGACGCTCACCGCCGTGGTGCACGACGAGCCCCTCGACCCGGACGGGCACGAGATGCTCGTGCACCAGAAGGCGCAGGAGGGCAACCGGAAGCTCGCCGACGGCATGCGCGGGCACCTCCCCGAGCCGCGGAGCATCGAGGACTGGCACTGGGCGGCGCAGCTCAACCAGGCGCACGCGATCCGGTTCGGCATGGACTGGTTCCGCTCCCGCACGCCGGACAACACCGGCATGGTCGTCTGGCAGCTGAACGACGACTGGCCCGTGGTCTCATGGGCGCTCGTCGACCACGCCGGGCACCGGAAGCCGGTCTGGTACGCGGTCCGACAGGCATACCGGCCGGTGGTGGCCACCGTCCAGCCCTCGGAGGACGGCACGGGTACCGAGGTCGTCGTGGTGAACGCCGGCGCCGCCCCGATCGTGGACGACCTCGTCGTCGAGCGGCGGTCCTTCGACGGCACGGTCCTCGCGTCGACGAGCACGTCCGTGACGGTGGCGCCGGCAGACGCGGTACGGGTGTCGCTGCCGGTCCAGGTCGCCCGGTCGGAGGACCCCGCACGCGAGGTCCTCGTCGTCACCGGCACCTCCTCCGGCCGGCGGGTCCACGACCTCGCCGAGGTGGTGGACCAGCGACTCGCACGACGACCGTTCACGACCGAGGTGGACCCGACGGACGGCGGCGCCCGGGTCACGGTGACGGCGACCGGGTACGTCCGGGACCTCTCGCTCTTCCCGGACCGACTCGTGTCGACCGCCCGGGTGGACGACGGACTGGTGTCCCTGCTCCCGGGTGAGCACGTCGTGTTCACCGTCTCGCGTGCCCCGGGCATCGACGCCGAGGCGCTCGTCGGGCCGCTCGTCCTCCGGCACGCCGGCGACCTGCTGCCCTGA
- a CDS encoding beta-galactosidase, with protein sequence MTAARSVPWLTEGLSFGGDYSPEQWPREVWDEDVRLMREAGVNLVTVGVFSWALLERSPGEYTWSWLDEVLDLLHADGIAVDLATPTAAPPNWLLTAHPEVLPVDASERRERPGGRLGWCPASPLFREHALRIVGAIAERYGRHPAVRLWHVSNELGGGNGRCFCEVSAADFRRWLRERYPDVDAANAAWGTAFWGHTYTSFDEVSPPRGVGGAPNPGLALDFERYSSDALFAHYAAEREVIEQHSDVPVTTNFMVGAGSHVVDYAEWARHVAIPANDHYTLVDDPDRAEDLAVSADRMRGIARGRTPWLLMEHSTGGPSWQQRNRAKAPGELVRNSLAHVARGSDGALFFQWRASTAGAEQFHSAMVPHAGTRTRVWREVCSLGRALRALGPVQGAPVEPARVAIVVDEASGWALQTGLKPHRGLRYGHEVRAWHTAFWRRQVTTDVVPLDADLAGYDVVVLPTLFVVDAASAARISAVVDRGATLLVTYASGIVDETARVLAGGYPGAFREVLGVWAEEFVPLQRDEHARLDDGTVVTDWAEDLVVEDADVVLRHADGPLAGRPAVTRRAVGGGAWYVSAMLAQDGVQRIVDRVVEERAVPRTVTAPPGLEAVRRVRDDGSGVLFLINHRDDDVTVVASGTDLLDGSGQGPETVVPAGDVRVLLEAATA encoded by the coding sequence GTGACCGCTGCCCGTTCCGTGCCCTGGCTCACCGAAGGGCTGTCCTTCGGAGGTGACTACAGTCCCGAGCAGTGGCCGCGCGAGGTGTGGGACGAGGACGTCCGCCTGATGCGTGAGGCCGGGGTGAACCTGGTCACGGTCGGGGTGTTCTCGTGGGCGTTGCTCGAGCGGTCGCCGGGGGAGTACACCTGGTCGTGGCTCGACGAGGTGCTCGACCTGCTGCACGCCGACGGCATCGCGGTCGACCTCGCGACGCCGACGGCGGCTCCGCCGAACTGGCTGCTGACCGCGCACCCCGAGGTACTCCCGGTCGACGCCAGCGAACGACGCGAGCGCCCCGGCGGACGACTCGGCTGGTGCCCCGCCTCCCCGCTGTTCCGCGAGCACGCGCTCCGCATCGTCGGAGCGATCGCCGAGCGCTACGGCCGGCACCCCGCCGTGCGGCTCTGGCACGTCAGCAACGAACTCGGCGGCGGCAACGGGCGCTGCTTCTGCGAGGTGTCGGCAGCGGACTTCCGACGGTGGCTCCGTGAGCGGTACCCGGACGTCGACGCGGCGAACGCGGCGTGGGGCACGGCCTTCTGGGGCCACACCTACACGTCCTTCGACGAGGTCTCGCCCCCGCGCGGAGTCGGTGGGGCGCCCAACCCGGGTCTCGCGCTCGACTTCGAGCGGTACTCATCGGACGCCCTGTTCGCGCACTACGCCGCCGAGCGTGAGGTCATCGAGCAGCACTCGGACGTCCCCGTGACGACGAACTTCATGGTCGGGGCCGGCTCGCACGTCGTCGACTACGCCGAGTGGGCACGGCACGTCGCGATCCCGGCGAACGACCACTACACGCTCGTCGACGACCCGGACCGGGCCGAGGACCTGGCGGTGTCCGCCGACCGGATGCGCGGCATCGCCCGCGGGCGGACGCCGTGGCTGCTCATGGAGCACTCGACCGGCGGCCCGAGCTGGCAGCAGCGCAACCGTGCGAAGGCGCCCGGCGAGCTGGTCCGGAACTCGCTCGCGCACGTCGCCCGCGGGTCGGACGGCGCGCTGTTCTTCCAGTGGCGTGCGTCGACGGCCGGTGCCGAGCAGTTCCACTCCGCGATGGTCCCGCACGCCGGTACCCGCACCCGTGTCTGGCGTGAGGTGTGCAGCCTCGGCCGCGCGCTCCGGGCGCTCGGCCCGGTGCAGGGTGCTCCGGTGGAGCCCGCACGGGTCGCGATCGTGGTGGACGAGGCCTCCGGCTGGGCGCTGCAGACCGGTCTGAAGCCGCACCGCGGGCTGCGGTACGGCCACGAGGTCCGGGCGTGGCACACCGCGTTCTGGCGTCGGCAGGTCACGACGGACGTGGTGCCGCTCGACGCCGACCTCGCCGGGTACGACGTGGTCGTCCTGCCGACGCTCTTCGTCGTCGATGCGGCTTCGGCAGCGCGCATCAGCGCCGTGGTCGACCGCGGCGCGACCCTGCTCGTCACCTACGCGTCGGGCATCGTGGACGAGACCGCTCGGGTGCTGGCCGGGGGCTACCCGGGCGCGTTCCGCGAGGTGCTCGGTGTCTGGGCGGAGGAGTTCGTCCCGCTCCAGCGCGACGAGCACGCGCGGCTCGACGACGGCACGGTGGTCACCGACTGGGCCGAGGACCTCGTGGTCGAGGACGCCGACGTGGTGCTGCGCCACGCCGACGGACCGCTCGCCGGTCGCCCGGCGGTCACCCGCCGCGCCGTCGGCGGTGGCGCCTGGTACGTGTCCGCGATGCTCGCCCAGGACGGCGTGCAGCGGATCGTCGACCGGGTCGTCGAGGAGCGGGCGGTGCCGCGGACGGTCACCGCGCCTCCCGGCCTGGAGGCGGTGCGTCGCGTCCGCGACGACGGTTCCGGGGTCCTGTTCCTCATCAACCACCGCGACGACGACGTCACGGTGGTCGCGTCCGGTACGGACCTGCTCGACGGTTCCGGGCAGGGCCCGGAGACGGTCGTGCCCGCCGGTGACGTCCGCGTGCTCCTCGAGGCGGCGACGGCATGA
- a CDS encoding alpha-galactosidase has protein sequence MTVVDRDVAAIGLPERVVHVLRGGGVGLVVATRSDGLPEVLHWGRDTGPVSTSDAHDLVLAQDRAVSPSAYDAAWPLTLLPTEHDGWEGRPGIAGQVGNRPLVPVWREVAVAGTEDELLVDAVSDALTLRLVLTLDAAGVLRVRQTVTNTGAEEVELSALEAVLPVGDRAAEVLDLAGRWTRERTPQRRALTDGVHVRESRRGRTGHDAPTLTVLGTAGFDDALGELWAVHPAWSADTVHRIDRLAEARTLLGAGELLRAGEVVLRPEETFTAPETVFVWSDAGLDGLSARLHDSLRARPGHPATPRPVVLNTWEAVYFRQELEPLLDLARAAADVGVERFVLDDGWFTGRRSDTTSLGDWTVDAEVWPDGLGPLVDGVRALGMDFGLWFEPECVSPVSALAEAHPDWFLQDPGDSRTWRHEYTLDFADPAVREHVLDRMSAVIEEHHVDFVKWDQNRDVVQTVHAGRVGLGAHTRGVYAVMDELRRRHPWLEIEACASGGARVDLGVLERTDRVWASDSNDAVERLAIQRWTELLLPPELIGSHVGPEVSHTTGRHLDLDFRMAVSLFGSAGIETDVTRCTAAERDRLREWTALYKRERGLLHTGRVHHVDLGDPGLGTTIVVGADRSKALARVVRSVTGPRALAVPLRFRGLDRQRRYRVAPVTGLRVPEGVDVTRTPWLEQGSVELPGAVLEDLGVRLPSLAPGTALVLEAQAV, from the coding sequence ATGACCGTCGTGGACCGCGACGTCGCGGCGATCGGCCTGCCGGAGCGGGTCGTGCACGTGTTGCGTGGCGGCGGCGTCGGGCTGGTCGTCGCGACACGGTCGGACGGGCTCCCCGAGGTGCTGCACTGGGGCCGGGACACCGGGCCGGTGTCGACGTCGGACGCGCACGACCTCGTGCTCGCGCAGGACCGTGCGGTCTCACCGAGTGCGTACGACGCCGCGTGGCCGCTCACCCTGTTGCCCACCGAGCACGACGGGTGGGAGGGACGACCGGGGATCGCCGGCCAGGTCGGTAACCGGCCGCTCGTGCCGGTCTGGCGCGAGGTCGCCGTCGCCGGGACCGAGGACGAGCTCCTGGTGGACGCCGTCTCCGACGCGCTGACGCTGCGCCTCGTCCTCACGCTCGACGCAGCCGGCGTCCTGCGGGTCCGGCAGACCGTGACGAACACCGGTGCCGAGGAGGTCGAGCTGTCCGCGCTGGAGGCCGTGTTGCCGGTGGGCGACCGCGCGGCCGAGGTACTCGACCTCGCCGGCAGGTGGACGCGGGAGCGGACCCCGCAGCGGCGGGCACTCACCGACGGGGTGCACGTGCGCGAGAGCCGCCGCGGGCGCACCGGGCACGACGCCCCGACGCTGACGGTGCTCGGCACGGCCGGCTTCGACGACGCGCTCGGCGAACTGTGGGCCGTGCACCCGGCGTGGAGCGCGGACACCGTGCACCGCATCGACCGGTTGGCGGAGGCCCGGACCCTGCTCGGCGCGGGCGAACTGCTGCGGGCCGGCGAGGTGGTCCTCCGACCGGAGGAGACCTTCACCGCGCCCGAGACGGTCTTCGTCTGGAGCGACGCCGGACTCGACGGGCTGTCCGCGCGGTTGCACGACTCGCTCCGCGCGCGGCCCGGGCACCCGGCCACCCCGCGTCCGGTGGTCCTCAACACGTGGGAGGCGGTGTACTTCCGGCAGGAGCTCGAACCGCTGCTCGACCTCGCGCGGGCCGCGGCGGACGTCGGGGTCGAGCGGTTCGTGCTCGACGACGGATGGTTCACGGGCCGACGGTCCGACACGACGTCGCTCGGCGACTGGACGGTCGACGCCGAGGTGTGGCCGGACGGGCTCGGACCACTCGTCGACGGGGTGCGCGCGCTCGGGATGGACTTCGGGCTGTGGTTCGAGCCGGAGTGCGTCAGCCCGGTGTCGGCCCTCGCCGAGGCGCACCCGGACTGGTTCCTGCAGGACCCCGGTGACTCGCGGACCTGGCGGCACGAGTACACGCTCGACTTCGCGGACCCCGCGGTCCGTGAGCACGTGCTCGACCGGATGTCCGCGGTGATCGAGGAGCACCACGTCGACTTCGTGAAGTGGGACCAGAACCGGGACGTCGTGCAGACCGTGCACGCCGGACGGGTCGGCCTCGGCGCCCACACGCGTGGCGTGTACGCGGTGATGGACGAGCTGCGGCGGCGGCACCCGTGGTTGGAGATCGAGGCGTGCGCGTCCGGCGGTGCCCGGGTGGACCTCGGCGTGCTCGAGCGGACCGACCGGGTGTGGGCCTCCGACTCGAACGACGCGGTGGAACGGCTGGCGATCCAGCGGTGGACCGAGCTGCTGCTCCCGCCGGAGCTGATCGGCTCGCACGTCGGACCCGAGGTCTCGCACACGACGGGGCGGCACCTCGACCTGGACTTCCGGATGGCCGTGTCGTTGTTCGGCAGCGCCGGTATCGAGACCGACGTGACGCGCTGCACGGCCGCCGAGCGCGACCGGCTGCGGGAGTGGACGGCGCTCTACAAGCGGGAGCGCGGATTGCTGCACACCGGGCGGGTGCACCACGTCGACCTCGGCGACCCCGGCCTCGGCACGACGATCGTGGTCGGGGCGGACCGGAGCAAGGCGCTCGCACGCGTCGTGCGGAGCGTGACCGGACCGCGGGCGCTCGCGGTGCCGCTGCGGTTCCGCGGGCTCGACCGCCAGCGGCGCTACCGCGTCGCCCCGGTGACCGGGCTGCGCGTGCCGGAGGGCGTCGACGTCACCCGGACACCGTGGTTGGAGCAGGGGAGCGTCGAGCTGCCCGGTGCGGTGCTCGAGGACCTCGGCGTCCGGCTGCCGTCGCTCGCGCCCGGCACCGCGCTGGTGCTCGAAGCGCAGGCGGTCTGA
- a CDS encoding ROK family transcriptional regulator, with protein MTDHLEVALPEPGAVWPVLTDATRAALREILVHGVLSRAEIARALGLSRASLTRAVRTLQEHGFVTEVGTGVRGATGRPSELLRASAGEWEFVGVKLTRDRIYAAVTDLGGRVLALHEEALRDTEPGVLVAQVAEVVRELRRSSPAICALGVSVPGDVVTRDGVTVVEVSQFLGWRDVPLSGLLEVATGLTTHTSNDVDALTAKEHWIGAGAGVRSMALVTVGTGVGFGLVTNGEVSEGSHGRFGRVGHLPVHGGGPDCGVGHHGCVSSYLPSSIIAKNAGAPEDSYDEVVERARTGEPQALQAFRDAGRALGSLLSSVVTLVDPESIVLTGDGLPVYDIARTEVDEAFRQGLRPYDAAVTVIVQPFEFSEWARAAAVLAIRRSLRY; from the coding sequence ATGACCGATCACCTCGAGGTCGCGCTCCCGGAGCCGGGAGCCGTCTGGCCGGTGCTGACCGATGCCACCCGAGCGGCACTGCGCGAGATCCTCGTGCACGGTGTGCTCTCCCGCGCGGAGATCGCCCGGGCGCTCGGGTTGTCGCGAGCGAGCCTGACCCGCGCTGTGCGGACGCTGCAGGAGCACGGGTTCGTCACGGAGGTGGGCACCGGTGTCCGCGGCGCCACCGGTCGGCCGTCCGAGCTGCTGCGGGCGAGTGCGGGCGAGTGGGAGTTCGTCGGGGTGAAGCTCACGCGGGACCGCATCTACGCCGCGGTCACGGACCTCGGTGGTCGCGTGCTGGCGCTGCACGAGGAAGCCCTGCGGGACACCGAGCCCGGCGTGCTCGTGGCGCAGGTCGCCGAGGTCGTCCGGGAGCTCCGACGGTCGTCGCCGGCGATCTGCGCGCTCGGCGTCTCCGTTCCCGGGGACGTCGTCACGCGAGACGGGGTCACCGTGGTGGAGGTGTCGCAGTTCCTCGGGTGGCGTGACGTGCCGTTGTCCGGTCTCCTCGAGGTGGCGACCGGGCTCACGACCCACACGTCGAACGACGTCGACGCCCTGACGGCGAAGGAGCACTGGATCGGCGCCGGTGCCGGGGTGCGGTCGATGGCACTCGTCACGGTCGGCACGGGTGTCGGGTTCGGCCTGGTGACGAACGGTGAGGTGTCCGAGGGGTCCCACGGGCGCTTCGGTCGTGTCGGGCACCTGCCGGTGCACGGCGGCGGCCCCGACTGCGGAGTCGGGCACCACGGGTGCGTGTCGAGCTACCTGCCGAGCTCGATCATCGCGAAGAACGCCGGCGCCCCCGAGGACTCCTACGACGAGGTCGTCGAGCGGGCACGGACGGGGGAACCGCAGGCGCTCCAGGCCTTCCGTGACGCCGGCAGGGCCCTCGGTTCGCTCCTCTCCTCGGTCGTGACACTCGTGGACCCGGAATCGATCGTCCTCACCGGCGACGGACTGCCGGTGTACGACATCGCCCGGACCGAGGTCGACGAGGCGTTCCGGCAGGGCCTGCGTCCGTACGACGCGGCGGTCACCGTCATCGTGCAGCCGTTCGAGTTCTCCGAGTGGGCACGCGCGGCAGCGGTGCTGGCGATCCGCCGGTCCCTCCGGTACTGA
- a CDS encoding alpha/beta hydrolase produces MQSGTSPSTGTARIAVAVRGTGAPVLVLHGTPGAIRAADVMARFLPSDRFRVVTLSRPGYTGTSLVPEHASLDDEVDRYAALLDDLGIDRVAVLAWSGGGPAAYRFAVRHPHRLRALVVVAGLSARWAPPTPSPAEWVVAHTTLGAVAAALAGRLLPSVVVRTAEAGVSSLRGRALSDHVADVLHDRARRRVVIDLSTSGNAGGRNRPGWDNDVRVLGAVDDLDLGAVAAPTLLVHGDADTEVPLEHSARAAAAVPDAELVTLPGGTHFGLWDHRDALALQERVRAHLERG; encoded by the coding sequence ATGCAGTCGGGAACGTCGCCGAGCACCGGCACGGCCAGGATCGCGGTCGCCGTGCGCGGGACCGGCGCTCCGGTCCTCGTCCTGCACGGCACCCCCGGCGCGATCCGGGCGGCCGACGTGATGGCGCGCTTCCTGCCGTCCGACCGCTTCCGTGTCGTGACGCTCTCCCGCCCCGGGTACACGGGCACGTCGCTGGTCCCCGAGCACGCCTCGCTCGACGACGAGGTCGACCGGTACGCCGCGCTCCTCGACGACCTCGGCATCGACCGGGTCGCGGTGCTCGCCTGGTCCGGCGGGGGACCGGCCGCCTACCGCTTCGCAGTCCGCCACCCCCACCGGCTCCGGGCACTGGTCGTCGTCGCGGGACTCTCCGCGCGCTGGGCGCCACCGACGCCCTCGCCCGCCGAGTGGGTGGTCGCGCACACCACCCTCGGGGCCGTCGCCGCGGCGCTCGCCGGGCGGCTGCTGCCGTCCGTGGTCGTCCGGACGGCCGAGGCGGGCGTCAGCTCGCTCCGCGGCCGCGCACTGTCCGACCACGTGGCCGACGTGCTGCACGACCGGGCACGGCGCCGGGTCGTGATCGACCTCTCGACGAGCGGCAACGCCGGCGGTCGGAACCGACCCGGGTGGGACAACGACGTGCGGGTGCTCGGCGCGGTGGACGACCTCGACCTCGGTGCCGTCGCGGCCCCGACGCTCCTCGTGCACGGCGACGCCGACACCGAGGTCCCCCTCGAGCACAGCGCCCGCGCCGCCGCGGCCGTGCCGGACGCCGAACTCGTGACGCTGCCCGGCGGCACGCACTTCGGACTCTGGGACCACCGCGACGCGCTCGCGCTGCAGGAGCGCGTGCGCGCCCACCTCGAGCGCGGCTGA
- the rlmN gene encoding 23S rRNA (adenine(2503)-C(2))-methyltransferase RlmN, with product MATETRTPFEEQRSARPQVRPRTEGWTQAQDSAGRPLLQFASPKRGKPPVHLADMTVEERVEKVKELGLPGFRAKQLSTHYFTHWSSDPATMTDLPAAQREELVAGMLPPLLTETRRLATDKGDTIKFLWKLHDGALVESVLMRYPGRITLCVSSQAGCGMNCPFCATGQAGLTRNMSTAEIIEQIVRANAAIAAGELGGDPRKGGQDRVDAERVTNIVFMGMGEPLANYKRVMDAVRTMIAPQPHGLGMSARGITVSTVGLVPAIKKLADEDIPLTFALSLHAPDDELRDELIPVNSRWKADEAIDAAYEYYAKTGRRVSIEYALIKDMNDHAWRADLLAEKLNARGKGWVHVNPIPLNPTPGSVWTSSEPHVQDEFVRRLNAAGIPTTLRDTRGKEIDGACGQLAAAE from the coding sequence ATGGCCACCGAGACCCGCACCCCGTTCGAAGAGCAGCGTTCCGCTCGTCCGCAGGTGCGCCCGCGCACCGAGGGGTGGACCCAGGCGCAGGACTCGGCGGGCCGTCCGCTCCTGCAGTTCGCGTCGCCGAAGCGGGGCAAGCCGCCGGTGCACCTGGCCGACATGACGGTGGAGGAACGGGTCGAGAAGGTCAAGGAGCTCGGCCTGCCCGGCTTCCGCGCGAAGCAGTTGTCGACGCACTACTTCACGCACTGGTCGTCGGACCCGGCGACGATGACCGACCTGCCCGCCGCCCAGCGTGAGGAGCTCGTTGCGGGCATGCTGCCGCCGCTGCTCACCGAGACCCGTCGTCTGGCGACCGACAAGGGCGACACGATCAAGTTCCTCTGGAAGCTGCACGACGGCGCACTGGTGGAGTCGGTGCTCATGCGCTACCCCGGTCGGATCACCCTCTGCGTCTCGTCGCAGGCCGGGTGCGGCATGAACTGCCCGTTCTGCGCCACCGGACAGGCCGGCCTCACGCGCAACATGTCGACGGCCGAGATCATCGAGCAGATCGTCCGTGCGAACGCGGCCATCGCCGCCGGTGAGCTCGGGGGCGACCCGCGCAAGGGCGGGCAGGACCGCGTCGACGCCGAGCGCGTCACGAACATCGTCTTCATGGGCATGGGGGAGCCGCTCGCGAACTACAAGCGGGTGATGGACGCCGTCCGGACGATGATCGCGCCGCAGCCGCACGGGCTCGGCATGAGCGCTCGTGGCATCACGGTGTCGACGGTCGGCCTGGTGCCGGCCATCAAGAAGCTCGCGGACGAGGACATCCCGCTGACCTTCGCGCTCTCGCTGCACGCGCCGGACGACGAGCTCCGCGACGAGCTCATCCCGGTGAACTCGCGGTGGAAGGCCGACGAGGCGATCGACGCCGCCTACGAGTACTACGCGAAGACGGGGCGCCGCGTCTCGATCGAGTACGCGCTCATCAAGGACATGAACGACCACGCGTGGCGCGCCGACCTGCTCGCCGAGAAGCTCAACGCGCGCGGCAAGGGCTGGGTGCACGTCAACCCGATCCCGCTCAACCCGACGCCGGGCTCGGTCTGGACCTCGTCCGAGCCCCACGTGCAGGACGAGTTCGTCCGGCGGCTCAACGCCGCCGGCATCCCGACGACCCTCCGCGACACCCGCGGCAAGGAGATCGACGGCGCCTGCGGCCAGTTGGCTGCGGCGGAGTAG
- a CDS encoding C40 family peptidase, with protein sequence MGRHALPAAPDGDQSAAPEPTAPAELRRPRGRRAALGPAVARATFVEHTKPARTVTLSAPRPVASTAVAGSAVLSRTAALRAERAADPRHVRRAANAKRAAILLAPALAVTSSLTLAVPANAAPESSAQGSSATVAGYDAQSFTVARDVEVPVVQTDGMTTTTTVVSYPTIVTKWGVTTQQAEGAISKVLSAGGKRATIVSTALQYMGDPYLEGGASHSGIDCSGLTMVAYAAVGIPLVHYVPTQDAVATTIPGSEALPGDLVVFDNEDHVGIFLGDGLVLQAPHPGDPVDIVPVYANAHHFARLLPAGE encoded by the coding sequence ATGGGACGTCACGCCCTGCCCGCAGCCCCCGACGGCGACCAGTCGGCAGCACCCGAGCCGACCGCACCCGCCGAGCTGCGCCGCCCCCGTGGTCGCCGCGCCGCCCTCGGTCCCGCCGTCGCCCGTGCCACCTTCGTCGAGCACACGAAGCCCGCCCGCACGGTCACGCTGTCCGCGCCACGTCCGGTCGCCTCGACCGCGGTCGCCGGGTCCGCGGTGCTCTCCCGCACCGCCGCACTCCGTGCGGAGCGTGCTGCCGACCCGCGGCACGTCCGCCGGGCCGCGAACGCCAAGCGTGCGGCGATCCTGCTCGCACCCGCGCTCGCCGTGACCTCGAGCCTCACCCTCGCGGTACCCGCGAACGCTGCTCCGGAGTCCTCCGCGCAGGGTTCGTCGGCGACCGTCGCCGGGTACGACGCCCAGTCCTTCACCGTCGCCCGTGACGTCGAGGTGCCGGTCGTGCAGACCGACGGCATGACGACCACCACGACCGTCGTGTCCTACCCCACGATCGTCACGAAGTGGGGCGTCACGACCCAGCAGGCCGAGGGCGCCATCTCGAAGGTGCTGTCCGCCGGCGGCAAGCGCGCGACCATCGTGTCGACGGCCCTGCAGTACATGGGCGACCCGTACCTCGAGGGTGGTGCCAGCCACTCCGGCATCGACTGCTCCGGTCTGACGATGGTGGCGTACGCGGCCGTCGGGATCCCGCTCGTGCACTACGTGCCGACGCAGGACGCCGTCGCGACGACGATCCCCGGGTCCGAGGCGCTGCCCGGCGACCTGGTCGTCTTCGACAACGAGGACCACGTCGGCATCTTCCTCGGCGACGGTCTCGTGCTGCAGGCGCCGCACCCGGGCGACCCGGTCGACATCGTGCCGGTGTACGCGAACGCGCACCACTTCGCACGGCTCCTGCCGGCGGGGGAGTGA